A genomic stretch from Candidatus Nitrotoga arctica includes:
- a CDS encoding PEP-CTERM sorting domain-containing protein, with amino-acid sequence MTARKLILALLISLASTAQNAYATILMEATVNSNIYTYPYSQPTASNQTIFGTHSVSGIGEGRTTISGNLSGSPFIQFLATTPTTSVNAPSLSASLTYQWVIEGAAGTPVLVHISTSGWINNDYSYLPYQLNTYNLNPNSPNSYITSYFGTNTSSGYDQRTYGLRTGGNSGLGITNVQPTENFTQQNGGSSHLYSDFSESFDFWVTPNNANLIIMEVGAFLYENTPYVRSYANETYTFSGLIDPVITIDPTWALDHPGYSVVVSDGIGNTPPTLTSVPEPSTLALMGLALACMGGLRRRKSENGRLHA; translated from the coding sequence ATGACTGCGAGAAAATTAATTCTGGCCCTGCTTATTTCACTAGCAAGCACAGCTCAAAATGCTTATGCAACGATTCTTATGGAGGCTACAGTTAACTCTAATATATATACCTATCCATACAGCCAGCCAACAGCATCCAATCAAACCATTTTTGGAACACATTCTGTATCTGGAATAGGTGAAGGAAGAACGACAATCAGTGGAAATTTATCAGGATCGCCATTCATTCAATTTTTAGCTACAACCCCCACAACATCGGTAAATGCACCCTCGCTCTCGGCCAGCTTAACTTACCAGTGGGTAATTGAGGGCGCTGCTGGCACACCGGTACTGGTTCACATTTCAACATCTGGGTGGATTAACAATGACTATAGTTACCTTCCTTACCAACTCAATACTTATAATCTGAACCCAAATTCTCCGAATAGTTATATAACATCATATTTCGGCACAAATACCTCTAGCGGGTATGATCAAAGAACTTATGGATTGAGAACCGGTGGGAATTCAGGCTTAGGAATAACTAACGTGCAGCCCACTGAAAATTTCACGCAGCAGAACGGTGGGTCAAGTCATCTGTATTCAGATTTTAGTGAGTCGTTTGACTTTTGGGTTACTCCGAATAATGCCAATCTAATCATAATGGAAGTTGGTGCCTTTCTCTACGAAAACACGCCATATGTAAGGAGTTATGCCAATGAAACGTACACATTTAGTGGTCTTATCGATCCAGTAATAACAATCGACCCAACTTGGGCTTTAGATCATCCCGGCTATTCGGTTGTGGTAAGTGATGGAATCGGCAATACCCCTCCAACCTTGACTTCCGTCCCAGAACCCAGCACTTTGGCTCTGATGGGATTGGCCCTTGCATGTATGGGTGGATTGCGCCGCCGCAAATCTGAAAACGGTAGACTTCACGCTTAA